The window acacagtacctttatttattcatttttatttttatttggtgctgaggatgaaacccaggaccttgcacatgttaggtgagcactatactgctgagccacaacccctgccccctcATCCATATGCTTTTGCAAACATTCACCCCCACCCTTTGCAAGTACAGAAATTGAACTCTGGAaacttctaccactgagccacatcctcaatcctttttatttattttttttttaattttgagacagagtcttgctagtTTGCCGAGGTTagacttgaatttgtgatttgtgatcctcctgcctcagcctcccaaatcactgggattacaggccatgtaccaccacatctggccttcaccttttttttttttttggtactggggattgaatttagggtcactcaaccactgagccacattgccagccctattttgtattttatttagagacagggttttactgagttggtTAATGCCCCGCTTTTGAgaaagctggttttgaactcttgatctcctgcttcagcctcctgagccactgagattaaagtcatgcaccactgctcccggctcctttgttttttttttataaaaaaattattttcgagacagggtcttactaagttgctgagggcctctctgAATTGCTGAAGATGGCTTCAGACTTGCTGATccttaaaaaatgtggtatatatacacaatggaatattactcagccttaaagaagaatgaaattatggcatttgtaggtaaatggatggaactagagaatatcattcgaagtgaaataagccaatcccaaaaaaaacaaatcccaaatattctctctgataatcCATCagagatgctgatccatagtggggggttgggaagaataaaggaatttTGGTTTGTGTAAAGGGGAGTGAGAGGAGGTGAAGtcgtggggatgggaaggacagtagaataggacattatatacatgtatgatcacactactggagtgactgcaccatgtatagccagaggattgagaagttgtgctccatttgtatactataggcaaaaatgcattctactgtaaaataaataaaaaccaaaacaacagcaaaaacctTTGCTGATACTCCTGCCTAAATCTTCTCAGTCCCTTGGATTACATGTATATACCACcacagtaggattttttttttttttcctggacagGATCTCCTAAAATCcaagaggctggcctcaaacatatAGATCCTCTtaacctcagcctcttgaatggCTGGAATTACATGCATGTGTCATCTAACCCAGCTTTCACAGTATTAAGAATATACTAATTCCAGggagatactattttttttttttttttttgcagtgtttggGAATTAAATCCAAGGTCtggtgcatgataggcaagtgttctatcactgagctatattcccagccccaagaGTATTGCTTTTGACAAAACAGGAGGTGGGGATGCATTTCAATAATAGAACACTTACCTTGTATGCTCCAGGCCCTGGTTTTAGCCCCAGCAtggccaagaaaaagaaagaaaggttttattgtcaaagagattttttgtttgttcaacaaatacaggaaaaatagCTAATACTTTATAGTGTTTACCATTGCAGGCATTAATGTGCTATACAGTGAATGTTTTACCTCATTTCAATTTTCCTAACAACTCTGTGAGATACCAACTTATTGGTACTTCATTTCCAGAAGAGGAAAACAGGCATGAAGAGGTCATGTAGAGTACACAGCtaacaggctggggatatagctcggttggtagagtgcttgctttgcatgcactaaggccctggtttcaatccccagcacttcacCACACACACgttacccccccacacacagctAATGAATAGAATAGTTGGAAATTGATCTAGGTAGACCAGCTAAATTGAGAGCTCTTGATGAAGTGTACTGGCTGCATAAATACATAACAACAAGTTCTGTTTCTGTCAGATGTGGGGAAGGTCCCCATGTTGTTGTGAAATTGGGGGGCGGGTAGGAAAGCTTAAGCAAGGAAGACTGATAGAAGGTTGTTCTCGTCTATGACTGAAAGGACCCCTTCAGTTTAGCCCAATTTGTTTTGGTATCTCtgtttttcttatgaattttttcttctttctttccttctgttttccacTTTCCCCTTCTCTAAttgctttttagttttgttttgtttgtgctgAGATCCAGGGCTTCGTGCATGGTAGAcgagcgctctattgctgagtTACATCCCGAGGCCTGGTGcttcttattattattctttttgttgttgttgttatcgatgaacctttattttttatttattagtttgcgATGCTGActttcgaacccagggcctcacacacacggCAGGCAAGCGCCGAcccacaaccccaatccctggtgcttcatttttttaaaagctcgCGAGTTGTACATTTGTATTTTCGgattcaggaaaaataaatactaccGTGAATGGCCACGGCCAGCTTAATTGTGTCCATAGCCCTTGCAAAAACATGGTTTGCCCGCTATCAAGATGGGATGCGGAACCAATGTACTAGGGTCCCAGACATAGCCGGATTAGTTTTCCTGAGAAGCCTCGTCGCGGGTTTCTTTCGCGTTTCCCGTCAGCGCGCATGCGCCGCCTACTCTGCCGCTCCCGCGTCGGGCTTGGGGTAGGGCTGCGGGATGTCCGCGTTGTGCGACCCTCCCGGGGCTCCAGGGCCTCCCGGGCCTGCCCCCGCCACCCACGGTCCCGCGCCTCTCAGGTAGTCAGAGCCCTTGGTATCTTCCCCTATCGCGCGGCTCCGCGCGTATCCCTAGCGTTCTCGGCAGAAACCCGGATCCTACCTCGAGAACTCGCGTCAGGGTTCTCAGAGATTCCTGGTCGCGTCCTCCCAGAACTCAGGGACCTTGTCACCAAAAGTGTGGGCTCCAGTGCCCGCCCTCCCGAGACCTGGGTCCCGCCGTTCCCTAGACCCCTATACCGAGCTACCCCAGGCCCTGGCCTTGCTCTCTCAAGAGTCGGGGATATCAGAACTCTTGGGAACCCAGTCGCCCTTCCCCTTATAGACCCGTAGAGACTCAGGGCTCTGACTTCTGCAGAGTCCCTGAGAACCCAGGCCCAGAAACCATCTGAATGCTTCCGCCAACCGTTCCCTTGCACATTCCCTTCATCttgggtggtttttgtttttgttggaaCCCGAGAGGAATGGCCCAGTGAGGGCCTATACCTACCCCCAAGCCCTGCTCCCGCCCCCCCCATCCTTCTTTGTCAGAAAAAAACGATAAGAGGAAGGGGATTTGCCTTCTTCCATAACACTGCCTTCAGAATTTCCAAGATGGAACCCATATGTTTCAGAAGGGGAAGGCTTGAAAGGCATtaccctgggctctgggccacCTTATTTCCCAGGCACATTGAGGGTGCCGGGTAGTTGGTGATTGTTGATTTGGTTAGGATTCTTTCGCATATGGGAAGAAACAGGTATTTGGGAGGGTGAGCCCTTAATAAGgggcttacttttttttttttcattaaaagtcAAATATCAGAGTGCTTGAGTTGGGAGAGGTGCTTTAAAgtcaggaagattttttttttaaaatggggattgaatccaggagtgctctaccacagagctatatacccccaatcctatttatttatttatttaaccgaggattgaacccaggggcacttacctactgagccacattcccagactgtttttttttttttttaatattttatttagagacagggtctcactaaattgattagGGCCTCTCCAcattgcttagcacctctttttaagtttttgaggctgcctttgaaattgggatcctcctgcctcagcctctttggctggtgggattacaggggtgtgccaccatgcccagcttttaaaaatttttttgcgataagttctcactaaattcctgagggtctcactaagttgctgagcctggtcttaaactggtgatcctcctgctttagcctcccaagttgctttgTTACCggtctgcaccaccacacctatcTTGGAAAGGTACTTTTAAAGCAGATATTATAGAAGCACAAAATATGcttaattaattcaacaaatatttattgagtacttcctATACATCAGGCACCTTAATGGAAGGGGATTCAGTGCTGAAGAGCACAGAAATGGTATCTGTCCTTTTGGAACATATAGTCTGATTGCTTGACCTTGATTTTCTTACCTGCAAAATGAGACCATAATAGTCCTACCTTATTGAACTGTTGTCAGGACTGAAATAACACATGCCAAGTACTTAAAAGAGCTCCTTGCCTGGCTATAAAGTAGTTCAGTGgccttagcatgtgcaaggccctgggttcattcctggcatgaaaaaaaaaaaaaaaaagcatatggcCATTTTAAGAATTATTCAGGCTGGgagcagccagcctcagcagcttattgaaaccctatctcaaaataaaaagggctgaggagtatagctcagtggttgagcaaccCTGGGCTaattccccagtactggggagggaagggggagttATTATTGTCATGAGGgaaaaagcatttattgagttattAGTATGAGCCAGGTATGGTACATAAATGCTTTATAAACTTAGTGGAGTacggttgtgactcagtggttagagtgcttgcctaggatttgtgaggcactgggttcaattcttagcaccacatataaataaataaaataaaggttcattgacaaaaaaaattctaaaaacttaGGTAtagttattatctttattttacatagaaACTGAAGTTCACAGTGGAAATAAAACTTGTCTAACATAACCCAACATTCCTTTGCTTCCTTATAGTGCTCAGGAGCTGTCCCAGGAAATCAAGGCTTTTCTGACTGGCGTAGATCCCATTCTGGGCCACCAACTCTCAGCCCGGGAACATGCTCGCTGTGGTCTTCTCTTGCTCCGGTCTTTGCCACCTGCTCGTGCTGCTGTGCTTGACCACTTAAGAGGTGTTTTTGATGAGAGTGTCAGGGCCCATCTGGCTGCTCTAGATGAAAGCCCTGTGTCTGGTCCATCTCACCTTCGTCCATCTTCATCCTCCCATGTCCCTGCTGGGGGACCTGGTCTAGAGGATGTGGTGCAGGAAGTACAGCAGGTGCTGTCTGAGTTTATTCGGGCCAACCCAAAGGCCTGGGCACCTGTGATTAGTGCATGGTCCATTGACCTCATGGGACAACTGAGCAGCACATATTCAGGCCAACATCAGCGTGTGCCCCATGCCACTGGCTCTCTCAATGAACTGCTGCAGCTGTGGATGGGGTGTAGGGCCACCCGTACATTAATGGACATCTATGTGCAGTGCCTCTCTGCTCTCATTGGTAGCTGCCCAGATGCATGCGTGGATGCTTTGCTGGATACTTCTGTCCAGCATTCCCCACACTTTGACTGGGTTGTAGCACATATTGGCTCCTCTTTTCCTGGCACCATCATCTCCCGAGTCCTCTCCTGTGGCCTTAAGGACTTCTGTGTCCATGGTGGGGCTGGAGGTGGAACTGGTGGTAGTGGTGGAAACTCTTCTCAAACCCCCTCTACGGACACCTTCCCTGGATCTCCTGCCATTCCTGGGGAGAAACGGGTACCCAAGATTGCCTCTGTTGTAGGCATCCTAGGGCACCTGGCCTCCCGCCATGGAGACAGCATCCGACGGGAGCTTCTGCGAATGTTTCATGATAGCCTGGCAGGGGGTACTGGGGGCCGGAGTGGGGACCCCTCTCTTCAGGCCACAGTTCCCTTCCTTCTGCAGCTGGCAGTCATGTCACCAGCTTTGCTGGGTACAGTCTCAGGAGAGCTCGTGGATTGCCTCAAGCCCCCAACTGTGCTGAGCCAGCTGCAGCAACACCTGCAGGGATTCCCCCGAGAGGAGCTGGACAACATGCTGAACCTGGCTGTGCATCTGGTGAGCCAGGCCTCTGGGGCAGGTGCCTACCGTCTGCTGCAGTTCCTGGTAGACACAGCTATGCCTGCTTCAGTCATTACCACCCAGGGCCTGGCTGTGCCAGACACTGTACGTGAGGCCTGTGACCGACTGATCCAACTCCTGCTACTGCATCTACAAAAACTGGTTCATCATCGAGGAGGGTCTCCTGGGGAAGGGGTGCTGGGCCCACCCTCACCCCCCCGTCCAGTGCCCTTTCTAGATGCTCTGAGAAACCATGTTGGAGAGCTGTGTGGAGAGACGTTACGGCTGGAACGGAAGCGCTTCCTCTGGCAGCACCAGCTCCTAGGTCTGCTGTCCGTCTATACCCGACCTAGCTGTGGACCTGAAGCCTTGGGTCATTTACTGAGCCGAGCCCGAAGCCCTGAAGAGTTGAGTTTGGCCACCCAGTTATATGCAGGGCTGGTGGTCAGTCTCTCTGGTCTTCTGCCCCTGGCTTTCCGAAGCTGCCTGGCTCGGGTACATGCAGGGATTTTACAACCTCCCTTCACAGCCCGGTTTCTGCGCAACTTGGCACTGCTAGTGGGGTGGGAACAGCAGGGTGGTGAGGGCCCTGCAGCCCTAGGGGCTCGGTTTGGGGAGTCTGCCTCAGCCCATCTGTCTGACCTGGCTCCTCTCCTGCTACATCCTGAGGAGGAAGTAGCTGAAGCTGCTGCCTCCCTTCTGGCTATTTGTCCCTTTCCTCTGGAAGCCCTGTCCCCCTCCCAACTCCTAGGACTGGTGAGGGCTGGGGTGCACCGCTTCTTTGCCTCTTTGAGGCTGCATGGCCCTCCAGGTGTGGCATCAGCCTCTCAGCTTCTCACCCGCCTGTCTCAGACCTCCCCAGCTGGACTCAAGGCTGTCTTGCAGCTGCTAGTTGAGGGAGCCTTACATCGGGGCAATACAGAACTGTTTGGAGGAGAAATAGATGGAGAGGATGAGACTCTCTCAATTACATCAGCTCCTTTGGCTTCTGCCTCCCTGTTGGACACTAACCGTCGGCACACTGCAGCTGTGCCAGGTCCTGGAGGGATCTGGTCAGTTTTCCATGCTGGAGTCATTGGCCGTGGCTTAAAGCCACCCAAGTTTGTCCAATCGAGAAACCAGCAGGAGGTGATCTATAACACCCAGAGCCTCCTCAGTCTCCTGGTACACTGCTGCAGTGCCCCTGGAGGCACTGAATATGGGGGTTGTTGGGGGGCTCCCACCCTGAGCCCAGAGGCAGCCAAAGCAGTTGCTGTGACCTTGGTGGAAAGTGTTTGTCCTGATGCAGCTGGTGCTGAGCTGGCCTGGCCTCCTGAGGATCATGCCCGGGCCACTGTGGAGCGGGATCTCCGCATTGGCCGGCGCTTTCGGGAACAGCCCCTGCTCTTTGAGCTGTTAAAGCTGGTAGCAGCTGCACCTCCAGCCCTGTGCTACTGTTCCGTGCTGCTACGGGGACTGTTGGCTGCCCTCTTGGGCCACTGGGAAGCCTCTAGGCACCCTGATACAGCCCACTCCCCCTGGCATCTGGAGGCATCCTGCACCTTGGTGGCTGTCATGGCTGAAGGATGCCTTTTGCCACCAGCCCTGGGTAATATGCACGAAGTATTTAGACAACTGGCACCTTTTGAAGTACGTTTGCTGCTGCTTAGTGTCTGGGGCTTTCTCCGGGAGCATGGGCCTTTGCCCCAGAAGTTCATCTTCCAGTCTGAGCGAGGCCGCTTCATCCGGGACTTCTCCAGAGAGGGTGGGGGTGAAGGAGGACCGCATCTGTCTGTGCTGCACAGTGTCCTGCATCGCAACATCGATCGCCTGGGCCTTTTCTCTGGCCGTTTCCAGGCACCTTCACCATCTACTTTACTTCGGCAGGGGACATAACCCTTTTCCTGCATCAGAAGCCGCGTGAAATTAAGCAATGGGAGAAAAGCCTAAGGTGCTACAGAAAGGCGGAGGTTTCTAAGTCCTTGGCCTAATGAGCGCTGTCACTTTTTTCCTATcgtatcatttttttctaaataaaatttggagAGTTGAGACAAACAGTCCCGTGCTTCTGTCTGATCATGAGAGCGGGCAAAGTCGGACTGTAACTACGggtgtccctgtccctgtcctcaAGCCCTGCCTCTAGCCCCGCCCTCGAGGGCATTTATCGTGTAGCTCTGCCAATGAAACAGGAGTTGGCTACGTTCCTGCCGGGCCAATCAGAAAGCCGGAAGGGGTGGGTACTATGATACGTGTCTGAACGTGCGCAGGGGGTGGGGAAATTCGGGGTCAAAGAGCAAACCCGGCACAAGATGGCGGCGGTAGCGGCAGTGGCGGCGCGTAGGAGGCGGTGAGGAGCCGGGAACCCGGGGGCACGTCCGGACGCTCCTAGATACCCCAAGCCCGTTattgttcttttctgtttgtCTCTCTATCATCCCTGGCCTTGCGACAGCCCTTTGTCCTTCTGGAGGCGGCCTCAGGCTCCTTCTGCTTCTCCGCGGTAGATCCTCGCGTCGTTGCCAGCCCTTGCTTTTGGGGCTCTTAGCTCTCGCCCGGCAGCTCAAAAAGGTCGCAGCTATGTGCTCTGTTTGGCCTTGGCCGCTAGCAGTCGAAGTTCTGCCCTGGCGGCTCGCCTCGGTCAGCGCCGCTGCCTCTTTCCTGCAGTGCGCAGGGCCGTCGGGGGAGGTAGAATGGGGGGAGGAGACACAGTCGGGCTTCAGGGAAAGCAGCCTGTTGTCCTACCTCTTGGCCGGACAGGAATCATCGTGGCCCGCAGTACATTCTGTATTATCCTTTTTGTCCCTCCTACTTCCAGCCCTGCCGTTGTCTGTCTTCACGTGGGCACCAGCCCTGGCTAATTCATGCCCACGATTGCTGGGCACGGCTGGGGCAGGATCCAGTAAGTTCATAATCTGTTTGGACGATGTTGCTCAAACACAACATGTAATCGAATAGTTTGGTCTGCTCTTTCGAGTTTATAAtatcaagaagaagaagaaaaaaagttctaaacACATCAGCTCCACAAAATGTTTACCAGAACCTAACGGATATAGTGAGGTTGAAGAGGCTGTATGTACTGCCCGCCTGCAGTAGTGAAGAAAAGGTGGATCATAAACTTCAGAAGCCTGTGATTTGAAATAGCAGGTGTAAATTGCCCTGTAGCTCATTCTTAACTTTGGCTTGTGAACACCTCTTGTTTGAGATGACCAAGACATCCCTGAATCCTTAGGACCTTTCAACAGGTCATAGTTGAGAGGTCCTTTAGAAACCTTCTCCCTGTGGCATCTCTCCAAATCGATCATATAGACTGGAAATAGGGCTTTAGTTTGGGCTCCAACAGAGTATGTAATTCGCTGAACTGATGACTGCTGCTTTGGGCTACTAATGTGCCTTTAGGTAGTCACCCCTTAGGACTTGGGCTGCATGTCTTGCTGTTGAGTTTTCTGGTAACATTTCTTCTGCTTGTTTTGCTTGTAATTATTTCTACTTGGCCTATTCACCCAGTGCCTAGCATTTATTTTCCTCAGTTTTTTGACAGGCCtggtgtagagtgcttgccttgcaaattCTGACACTAGAGATCCTGTGATCTCCATTCtggtaattttcttcttttttaactttgtggtgctggggtctgtactcagggcctctcacatgctaggcaagtgctgtatcactgatctacatctcTAGTCCTCTGGTAATTTTCTTTGCCTTTAGCTTCCAAGCAGATACTGAGATTAATGCTACCCACAATGTGTATAGTAGGCCCTGCCTTTAGTTATGTTGTTATAAATTGCAGAGTTATATTGCTTAGAAGAAACCTGTGTCCTTCTGTCTCACCCTGCCCTCTTTGGAATACTTCCCAGAGAGTGTGCTTTGGACTGCTCTCATCAGAGTCATCCGGAGAGCATCTTtaatactcaggaggctgaggcagaaggattacaagtttgaggccagcttaggcaacttagtgagtccctgtctcaaaaagaactGAGCAGGTAGTTCAgtgggttcaagtctcagtacTGCGGTGGGGAGGACATGTTTTAAACACACATATTAAAGTTTGGGGatgtgttagagtgcttgcctggcatgtacaaagccttgagtttgatccccaggaccacaaaaaataaaaaaataaaaaagcacatgtCCAAAGTTTGGTAATCTTTATTTAGTAAGCACTGCaggtatgggctggggttgtggctcagtggtagaacactttcctagcacattgtgaggcactgggttcaatcctcagcaccacataagaataaataaaataaaggcattgtgtccatctacaactaaagtttaaaaaaaaaaagcactgcaTATGTTtcttaactcttaaatttgagaataaattctcaaattttagtgTTTTCTCTGAATAGATGAATATATCCTTCAAACAACTTAATTTAAACAAATCTGCTAGTCCTGTGTCTTTCATTTAAGCATATTGAGAACCTTGAGGTGATAGTCCTCATTGAGACAGGCCTTCCTTGAGACAATTCATCCTACCTGTGATTAATGTGTTGTAGTGTGCACTATGTTGAAGTACATAGGCCCCAGAGTCAGGCAGAACTGGGTTCAGTCTAGTAGCTGGGGACTGTAGGAGCATGCCATCGCTTCAGTCAGGgaccttttaaaaaaactgatgCCCAGCTAGGCGTGATGGCACACACTAGTAATCCTAGGGGTtggggagactgagataggaagatcatgagttcaaaaccagcttcagcaaaagcgagacgctaatcaattcagtgagaccctgtctctaaataaaatacaaaatagggctggggatgtggctcagtggtcaagtgcccctgggttgaatccccagtatcaaaaacaaaacaaaacctgatgCCCAGATGTAGTAGCTTATGCTTGTGCTGctggtggctggggaggctgaggtaggaggattgcaagtttgaggccagcttcagtgacttagtgaggccttaagcaactgagtgataccctgtctaaaataaataagagctgaggatgtagctcagtgagtattcctgggttcatcctcagtaacaacaacaacaaaaaattgaacTGTATTCAGATTTAGTAACGAGAGCAAAGGGGGGTACATCcatacttcatatttttttccttcccattatatttttcttctaatccCTGTGCCTTGTGCAGAAAAGGAGCTTGCTATGTTCTCAGAACTGTCAGAACTCTAGTGTAGCTCAGAGCAAAGTGATAAAAGgggaaactgaaaagaaaaatgaagttggagAGGGAGGCAAGGGTTATAAAACTTAGGTCCTGtatgaaatttggaaaatagaCAAATTGATGGCTCAGGCCCCACTCcaagcaaaatatataataatctcTGAGGATGAGACCAGGATTTTGATACTTTAAAAACTATAGGCCAATTGAAAGCTTGGATACAAAGTAACCAGTCCCAGAGAGTACATTAGGACTTGATACTGTTTTACCTTCTCTTAAGCCTTAGGTAGTGATAGTGgtgatttgttttttggggtactggggattgaacccagagatgctttaccactgaggtacttCCACAGaccgttttattttttatttgtagacagagtctcactaaatccCCAAGatcctccctaagttgctgagggtggtcttgaacttggaatccatCTGCCATAGGCTCCTGAGTGGCTTggattacatattttaaagatgtaaaaataGAGATTAGAGGAACAGGATGCCTAGGGTGCTAGAGAAGTTAGGATCCTAGGAATTGTGACCAGTAGTCTAGCTAAGAAGATACCTTTAaaccttttttcttctgtttttttactATGTTTTACTTTATCTTccccctttgtgtgtgtgtgtgtgtgtgtataaggggagcactagggattgaacttgctaggcaagtgcgttaccactgagccacatccataggcctcatttttcatttttttattttataagttcaCCTGATGCCTTGCCCATGAAAGGCATAgcttggccaggcacagtggtgcacacctataatcccaggctgaggcaggaggaccacgaaTTCAGAgcaagccttagcaatttagtaagacactaagcaactcagtggagactcttgtctctaaacaaaatatttaaaaataaataaatgggccagggatgtggctcagtggattcaatcctcagtactaaaaaatagaaaggtgTAGCTTGCTTTGCTTCTCTAATTCACACTCCTTACCACTATTTCCTCTGGGACTGGTTATTACTCTTTCCTTCTAGGAGAGGCTGATGTAACCAGAGGCAATAACAGGGCTTCTCAAGGCCAAAGATGCTCTCTGCTCACTTTctctgcctttatttattttatttgtggtatAGGGGATTGTGCATGGTAGggaagcactgtaccactgaactgcatccatAGCTCTGTCCTCTAGCTTTTGAAGACAGGGTTTTGGTGTGTCATCTCCCCAGGCCTGACCCTTTACCCTATATTCACTCTGTCTTCTTTCCTATTTAATATGATTCTATCCTTCTCCCCACTTCCAAAGCTGTCTTTCTAAAGCTGTGACAGGAAGGTGGGGCCTTTCGTGACTCTCAGGTTGATTGTGCCCTCTTTATCCTTTTTCTCCCTAGGTCTTGGGCAAGTTTGGCACTTGCATGTTTAGGAGTCTGCCTGGGGATTACCTTTGCTGTGGATAGAAGCAACTTTAAGACCTGTGAAGAGAGTTCCTTCTGCAAGTATGTCATTTCTGGGAGGGTCGATTGGAAAGTAGTGTGATATGAAAAGTGTCTATGGCAGATGGGTAGCCTAAGGACACTGTAGGTGAAAAAGGTGCCTAGAACATTGGGGTGCCCTCCCACCTTACTTCTCAACCATTGCATTTGGCAGGCGGCAACGAAGTATACGGCCAGGCCTCTCTCCTTACCGTGCCTTGCTAGAAACTTTGCAGCTTGGTCCTGATGACCTTACAGTCCATCTGATCCACGAGGTCACTAAGGTCAGGCAACACAAGGAAGATTTGAGGGGAAATGGCTATGGGGTAATTGGGGAGGGAGAAATTTGGAGCCAACTTCCTGTGTTGGCCAAATCTTGGGACTTTTACTTGGTGAAGAAATCTGATCTCAGGCCCCTTAGGCAAAGGGCTCCTAGGAGGGCCTGGGTCTATAGGACTTTGTATGATATagcccctcccccttctccagATCCAAACCTCTTTCCCCTTAGGTATTGCTGGTGCTGGAGCTCCAAGGGCTTCAAAAGAACATGACTCGGATCAGGATTGATGAGCTGGAGCCCCGTCGGCTCCGTTACCGTGTTCCAGATGTTTTGGTGGCTGATCCTCCCACAGCCCGGTAAGTTTTTCCTGAGAAACATCAGCCTCTTTTGTTGTTtattggtagtactggggatgaaacctagGACTTTGTGTATGCTACGGAAGTACTCTATCACTTAGT is drawn from Urocitellus parryii isolate mUroPar1 chromosome 4, mUroPar1.hap1, whole genome shotgun sequence and contains these coding sequences:
- the Ints5 gene encoding integrator complex subunit 5, translated to MSALCDPPGAPGPPGPAPATHGPAPLSAQELSQEIKAFLTGVDPILGHQLSAREHARCGLLLLRSLPPARAAVLDHLRGVFDESVRAHLAALDESPVSGPSHLRPSSSSHVPAGGPGLEDVVQEVQQVLSEFIRANPKAWAPVISAWSIDLMGQLSSTYSGQHQRVPHATGSLNELLQLWMGCRATRTLMDIYVQCLSALIGSCPDACVDALLDTSVQHSPHFDWVVAHIGSSFPGTIISRVLSCGLKDFCVHGGAGGGTGGSGGNSSQTPSTDTFPGSPAIPGEKRVPKIASVVGILGHLASRHGDSIRRELLRMFHDSLAGGTGGRSGDPSLQATVPFLLQLAVMSPALLGTVSGELVDCLKPPTVLSQLQQHLQGFPREELDNMLNLAVHLVSQASGAGAYRLLQFLVDTAMPASVITTQGLAVPDTVREACDRLIQLLLLHLQKLVHHRGGSPGEGVLGPPSPPRPVPFLDALRNHVGELCGETLRLERKRFLWQHQLLGLLSVYTRPSCGPEALGHLLSRARSPEELSLATQLYAGLVVSLSGLLPLAFRSCLARVHAGILQPPFTARFLRNLALLVGWEQQGGEGPAALGARFGESASAHLSDLAPLLLHPEEEVAEAAASLLAICPFPLEALSPSQLLGLVRAGVHRFFASLRLHGPPGVASASQLLTRLSQTSPAGLKAVLQLLVEGALHRGNTELFGGEIDGEDETLSITSAPLASASLLDTNRRHTAAVPGPGGIWSVFHAGVIGRGLKPPKFVQSRNQQEVIYNTQSLLSLLVHCCSAPGGTEYGGCWGAPTLSPEAAKAVAVTLVESVCPDAAGAELAWPPEDHARATVERDLRIGRRFREQPLLFELLKLVAAAPPALCYCSVLLRGLLAALLGHWEASRHPDTAHSPWHLEASCTLVAVMAEGCLLPPALGNMHEVFRQLAPFEVRLLLLSVWGFLREHGPLPQKFIFQSERGRFIRDFSREGGGEGGPHLSVLHSVLHRNIDRLGLFSGRFQAPSPSTLLRQGT